A genomic segment from Anaerolineae bacterium encodes:
- a CDS encoding radical SAM protein — protein sequence MPTTTETIPTRLSAIYEEVNHFQPEKSNLSLLRQAWETHVSRARQQITGLHVEADGEILYLGDLSPGCRACKEGAWDCIFVTMECNLNCPFCYSPHAIPRDYAGSTFGATPAEIAENQARTRITGVSFSGGEPFLNPQRLFDWLAWFKGRYPDKYYWLYTNGLLADQAFLQRLEELGLDELRFNLAATGYDHPPVMENVATAARFIPNITVEIPAIPGHAAKLLSCLVKWSEAGVKFLNLHELMYEPGTNAASMVGERQPVV from the coding sequence ATGCCAACCACAACAGAGACAATACCCACGCGCTTGAGCGCAATCTATGAAGAGGTCAACCATTTCCAGCCAGAAAAATCCAACCTCAGTCTGCTCCGGCAGGCCTGGGAAACTCACGTGTCCCGGGCCAGGCAGCAAATCACTGGCCTTCATGTCGAAGCCGATGGGGAAATCCTATACCTGGGCGATCTCTCTCCCGGCTGCCGGGCCTGCAAGGAAGGCGCTTGGGACTGTATTTTTGTGACAATGGAATGTAATCTCAACTGTCCGTTCTGCTATAGCCCCCACGCTATTCCCCGTGACTACGCCGGCTCCACCTTTGGCGCAACCCCCGCCGAAATCGCCGAGAATCAGGCCAGAACACGCATCACCGGCGTCAGTTTTTCCGGCGGCGAGCCTTTTTTGAATCCCCAGAGATTGTTCGACTGGCTGGCTTGGTTCAAGGGCCGATATCCGGATAAGTATTACTGGCTCTATACGAATGGACTTTTAGCCGATCAGGCCTTCTTACAACGGCTGGAAGAATTGGGGCTTGACGAGCTTCGCTTCAACCTGGCAGCTACCGGCTATGACCATCCCCCGGTTATGGAAAACGTGGCCACGGCTGCTCGATTCATCCCCAACATCACGGTCGAAATTCCGGCCATTCCCGGGCATGCCGCCAAGCTTCTATCTTGTTTGGTGAAATGGAGTGAAGCGGGCGTCAAATTTCTTAACCTGCACGAATTAATGTACGAGCCAGGCACTAATGCAGCTTCAATGGTTGGAGAACGGCAACCCGTTGT
- a CDS encoding radical SAM protein, protein MRHGSLLVSKLMLMEIFTIPVQDKFILYRPLLQLAFVGNRPMADLTLRLAHHKSFPDLSGQDDEAAAFLKSIGFLRPDPSPPQPPNSTYHPTMAVLLLTNRCNLRCTYCYANGGEEPVEDLSLALARAAIDYVYQNAVEQERPYFDLTFHGGGEPVQAWKTLQEATNYARSKTLSCRVSMVSNGIWSTRQQAWILKNLNSVSISLDGGPETQDQQRPFASGRGSFKAVMRTIEALDRAKFPYGVRMTAMAPWRSQLPEDVRFICEETGCPAMQVEPAFNAQRGEHRGPTEVESEAFVAAFMEAFEIAKRAGRQLTYSGARPWLLTQTFCTAPYGALIANPAGNLVTCYEIASKSHSLAKMSTIGCIVGGQVMVDDQARRAFLAYLEQKQTRCRDCFCYWHCAGDCYTRSFSAEADNTQTPSPRCVMNREITARILLWYIMAGDGIWRGQGAHPQEAQLLRAF, encoded by the coding sequence TTGCGACACGGTTCACTATTGGTATCCAAACTGATGCTTATGGAGATTTTTACTATTCCAGTGCAGGATAAGTTTATTCTCTATCGGCCGTTGTTGCAATTGGCCTTCGTGGGAAACCGGCCTATGGCCGACTTGACCTTACGTTTGGCCCATCATAAGTCGTTTCCTGACCTGTCTGGCCAAGATGATGAGGCGGCAGCTTTTCTCAAATCTATTGGTTTTCTAAGGCCGGACCCTTCGCCTCCTCAACCACCAAACTCTACATATCATCCTACGATGGCCGTGTTACTCCTAACCAATCGCTGTAACTTGCGCTGCACCTATTGTTACGCCAATGGCGGGGAAGAACCTGTAGAGGATCTCTCTTTGGCGTTAGCCCGGGCGGCGATTGATTACGTTTACCAAAATGCCGTCGAGCAGGAACGTCCATATTTTGATCTGACCTTTCACGGCGGCGGGGAGCCTGTCCAGGCCTGGAAAACTCTGCAAGAGGCCACAAATTACGCCCGCAGTAAAACGCTATCCTGTCGCGTCTCGATGGTCAGTAATGGTATCTGGTCTACGCGCCAGCAGGCGTGGATTCTCAAAAACCTAAACAGCGTTAGTATCTCGCTTGACGGAGGGCCGGAAACCCAAGATCAACAACGACCCTTTGCCTCTGGCCGTGGCTCTTTCAAAGCCGTTATGCGCACCATAGAGGCCCTGGATAGAGCCAAATTCCCTTACGGCGTTCGCATGACGGCTATGGCCCCCTGGCGCAGCCAACTACCGGAAGACGTGCGTTTCATTTGCGAGGAAACCGGCTGCCCGGCCATGCAGGTCGAGCCGGCTTTCAATGCCCAGCGGGGCGAACATCGAGGGCCGACCGAGGTGGAGAGCGAGGCATTCGTAGCTGCTTTTATGGAAGCTTTTGAGATCGCCAAACGGGCCGGGCGGCAATTGACCTACTCCGGGGCGCGGCCCTGGTTGCTGACCCAGACATTTTGTACCGCCCCTTATGGCGCGCTCATCGCCAACCCGGCCGGTAATCTGGTGACCTGTTACGAGATTGCCAGCAAAAGCCACTCACTGGCGAAAATGTCCACGATAGGCTGTATTGTTGGCGGGCAGGTCATGGTGGATGACCAGGCCCGGCGCGCGTTCCTGGCCTACCTGGAGCAAAAGCAGACCAGGTGCCGAGACTGTTTTTGTTATTGGCACTGCGCCGGCGATTGTTACACCCGCTCTTTTTCCGCCGAAGCCGATAACACTCAGACGCCAAGTCCGCGTTGCGTGATGAATCGAGAGATCACGGCCCGTATCTTGCTCTGGTACATCATGGCCGGAGACGGCATCTGGCGGGGCCAGGGAGCGCATCCCCAAGAGGCCCAGTTGCTGCGCGCGTTTTGA
- a CDS encoding SH3 domain-containing protein — MSTEPDGKKQDQEAKQEEGAKEEPQVFAVQKDLTGWQFNRRDFLAAAGAATAAATMAGCGAQPEQPVAPAPTATPTKMMMLTKTPTPTKVPTNTPAPTSTSTPTKTPTRTPTKTPTRTPTKTPTPQPIAIVNNKELNVRYGPGVNYDILGVVKQGDELLITGRLADESWYQIDYNHQQGWVYGEMVIAKNADDVPVIADIPPTNTPAATPTPAATPTPVATPTPPGVQGTVAPGQEGIEYTFTNENGEVLTYTMPCGSPIPEGAVCVCNCVIAELPGQTGSTPPDQEGINFTGPGGETRWAACGSPIPDGWTCSCNCVAPVCGCHADCSCDNHSSHYWYPC; from the coding sequence ATGTCAACAGAACCTGATGGAAAAAAACAAGATCAAGAAGCAAAACAGGAAGAGGGGGCAAAGGAAGAACCCCAGGTATTCGCCGTGCAAAAGGATCTGACGGGTTGGCAGTTTAACCGCCGAGATTTCCTGGCCGCTGCCGGCGCAGCCACAGCCGCAGCCACTATGGCTGGATGTGGGGCGCAACCAGAACAGCCGGTTGCGCCTGCGCCTACGGCCACCCCAACAAAGATGATGATGCTGACCAAAACGCCTACCCCGACCAAGGTTCCCACGAACACGCCCGCGCCCACCAGTACATCTACCCCCACCAAAACCCCTACCAGAACCCCCACTAAAACCCCCACCAGAACCCCCACTAAAACCCCAACCCCTCAACCCATAGCCATTGTTAACAACAAAGAACTTAATGTGCGTTATGGGCCGGGCGTAAATTATGATATCTTGGGGGTAGTCAAACAGGGAGACGAATTATTGATTACCGGCCGCCTGGCGGACGAGTCTTGGTATCAAATTGATTATAACCATCAACAGGGTTGGGTTTATGGCGAGATGGTGATTGCTAAAAACGCAGACGATGTGCCCGTTATCGCCGATATTCCTCCTACCAACACCCCGGCTGCAACGCCAACGCCGGCTGCAACGCCAACGCCGGTTGCAACACCAACGCCGCCAGGCGTTCAGGGTACGGTCGCGCCCGGCCAAGAAGGTATTGAATACACCTTCACGAATGAAAACGGGGAAGTACTCACCTATACCATGCCTTGCGGGTCGCCTATCCCAGAAGGCGCAGTGTGTGTCTGCAACTGCGTGATCGCAGAATTACCGGGCCAGACAGGCAGCACTCCCCCAGATCAGGAAGGCATCAACTTCACCGGCCCCGGCGGTGAAACCCGCTGGGCGGCATGCGGTTCTCCCATCCCGGATGGCTGGACGTGTTCCTGCAACTGCGTCGCCCCGGTATGTGGTTGCCATGCGGACTGTTCTTGCGACAATCATAGCAGCCACTATTGGTATCCTTGTTGA
- a CDS encoding radical SAM protein gives MANLAITTVCNQNCPYCFTVDYLNKAGRHRDFIDLEDFEKSLSFLERSGIDEIRLLGGEPTLHPQFVELIERARKTGKRIIVFSNGLMPKKVLFYLESLPVAECTILVNVNEPRTVKEELHKRRYMAIRRLGERVLLGFNIYQADFQLDFLLPMITEAGCKPAIRLGIAQPCLSGDNQYVHPNQYVAIGKKISRFARITAKAGVSLEFDCGFVRCMFSDTDLEILKTAGADVGWRCNPILDVSVEGQVIHCYPLSNLGSLPLTPETDAPALREAFASRTRLYRQAGIFRECSTCPFKIAGECPGGCLAVTIRRFRHTPFRLAIPYQEATL, from the coding sequence GTGGCGAATCTGGCAATCACGACCGTCTGTAATCAAAATTGCCCATATTGTTTTACCGTTGATTACCTGAACAAAGCGGGAAGACATCGGGATTTCATTGACCTCGAGGATTTTGAGAAAAGTTTGAGTTTTCTGGAACGGTCTGGCATAGATGAGATTCGACTGTTGGGTGGCGAACCAACCTTACATCCGCAATTCGTCGAACTGATTGAGCGGGCCAGAAAAACTGGCAAACGGATCATCGTCTTTTCCAATGGACTGATGCCCAAAAAGGTATTGTTTTATTTGGAATCGCTTCCCGTCGCTGAATGTACCATCTTGGTCAACGTCAATGAACCGAGGACGGTAAAGGAGGAGCTTCATAAACGACGGTATATGGCTATCCGGCGATTGGGAGAACGGGTCTTGTTGGGTTTCAATATCTACCAGGCTGATTTTCAGCTAGATTTTCTCCTGCCGATGATTACTGAGGCAGGCTGTAAACCCGCTATTCGTCTAGGTATAGCCCAACCCTGTCTCTCCGGCGACAATCAATATGTTCATCCTAATCAATATGTTGCTATTGGCAAAAAAATTTCCCGCTTTGCCCGCATTACGGCTAAAGCCGGGGTGAGCCTGGAATTTGATTGTGGCTTTGTGCGATGTATGTTTTCCGATACAGACCTGGAAATACTCAAAACTGCGGGAGCCGACGTGGGTTGGCGATGCAATCCTATCCTGGATGTAAGTGTTGAGGGTCAGGTGATCCACTGCTATCCTCTATCCAATCTGGGTAGCCTGCCCTTAACCCCGGAAACCGACGCGCCAGCCTTGCGAGAGGCCTTTGCCTCTCGCACCCGCCTCTATCGCCAGGCGGGTATTTTCCGAGAATGTTCTACGTGCCCGTTCAAGATCGCTGGCGAATGTCCCGGCGGCTGTCTGGCCGTCACTATCCGGCGTTTTCGCCACACCCCGTTCAGGCTGGCCATTCCCTATCAGGAGGCAACTTTATGA
- a CDS encoding radical SAM protein — translation MITCLQTVDVNNDSHPARVPMWGSLSASNESLNHSIFVIPVLDKLVIYAPLHNLVALVDRTAILHLRESLAAGKKVGGKQLDEIIHVLSTRANPAPGPKQGDFRPAFLGLLPTRGCNLSCQYCGFLTSDESTQVMDLEVACQAVDWYMGMASESGQRNAEIHYFGGEPFCVEEILDLTVSLARIRAEEIGCTVRFEVATNGTFSEKRCQWAADNLDTIVLSLDGLADIQNWHRPYKNGQGSFQTVVRNAKILSEGAAGLFFRACVTDQTVNRMSEIARWFCQNFRPQGVCFEPVQPMAQPGAVRFEPPDPWQFAHNFIRAAWVLEAYGVTPVYAAADISARRTTFCPVGQDTAIVSPDGLISACYLLRSDWEAKGLNLCLGFIRDDGAVELDAEAVASARNLNVWNKPFCARCFCKWHCAGGCHVNHALSDATGEYDRLCLQTRIITLRNILKAIGREDLARDLLVDCEALEKAIRQASDLLVDIEE, via the coding sequence ATGATTACCTGTCTCCAAACTGTGGACGTAAACAATGACAGCCATCCGGCGCGCGTCCCTATGTGGGGGTCGTTATCTGCCTCTAATGAATCCCTAAATCATTCTATATTTGTCATTCCTGTATTAGACAAATTGGTTATCTATGCTCCCCTTCACAATCTGGTCGCCCTGGTCGACCGCACCGCGATACTGCATTTGCGAGAGAGCCTGGCCGCCGGGAAAAAAGTTGGCGGAAAACAGTTGGACGAGATCATCCATGTCTTGAGTACCAGGGCTAACCCTGCGCCGGGGCCAAAGCAGGGAGATTTTAGGCCGGCATTCCTGGGGCTGTTGCCTACCCGGGGCTGCAATCTCTCCTGCCAATACTGCGGTTTCCTGACTTCCGACGAGTCTACCCAGGTGATGGACCTTGAAGTGGCATGTCAGGCCGTAGATTGGTATATGGGCATGGCGAGCGAATCTGGCCAACGTAATGCTGAAATCCACTATTTTGGTGGAGAACCCTTTTGTGTCGAGGAGATACTGGATTTGACCGTCAGCCTGGCCCGGATTCGGGCTGAGGAGATCGGGTGTACCGTTCGTTTCGAGGTAGCCACGAACGGAACCTTCAGCGAAAAGCGTTGCCAATGGGCGGCGGACAACCTGGACACAATTGTGTTGTCATTAGACGGGTTGGCCGACATCCAAAATTGGCACCGGCCTTATAAGAATGGACAGGGTAGTTTCCAGACGGTTGTCCGCAATGCGAAGATTTTATCCGAGGGCGCCGCTGGCCTCTTTTTCCGAGCCTGCGTGACCGATCAGACGGTGAACAGAATGTCTGAAATTGCCCGCTGGTTTTGTCAAAACTTCCGCCCCCAAGGGGTATGCTTTGAACCCGTTCAACCGATGGCCCAACCCGGCGCAGTTCGATTCGAGCCGCCGGATCCATGGCAGTTCGCCCACAATTTCATCCGCGCTGCCTGGGTTTTGGAAGCCTACGGCGTAACGCCTGTTTACGCCGCTGCGGATATCAGCGCCAGACGAACAACTTTCTGCCCGGTGGGACAGGATACGGCCATTGTGTCGCCCGATGGCCTCATCAGCGCTTGCTATTTGCTCCGGTCGGATTGGGAAGCTAAAGGTTTGAATCTGTGCCTGGGGTTCATCAGGGATGATGGCGCGGTGGAACTGGATGCCGAGGCCGTTGCTTCTGCCCGGAATCTAAACGTCTGGAACAAGCCCTTCTGTGCTCGCTGTTTCTGCAAATGGCATTGCGCCGGAGGATGTCACGTAAACCACGCCTTATCTGATGCAACAGGTGAATATGATCGCCTCTGCCTTCAGACCAGAATTATCACCTTGCGTAACATTCTCAAGGCAATTGGGCGGGAAGACCTGGCCCGTGACTTGTTGGTGGATTGCGAAGCGTTAGAAAAAGCAATCCGGCAGGCGTCAGACTTGTTGGTTGATATAGAGGAGTAA